One Glycine max cultivar Williams 82 chromosome 6, Glycine_max_v4.0, whole genome shotgun sequence DNA segment encodes these proteins:
- the LOC100789563 gene encoding MLO-like protein 12 isoform X1, translating to MDIGKERSLEETPTWAVSVFCFFFLMISLIIEGGLHKLAEIFRKRKEKSLGKALTKTKTEMMKFGFMSFILTISEVPISKICISKGVANSFLPCKDVVDFTGSATRTSTSGLDVAPATNESAIEVNYCEAKGMVSLISSDGILQLNIFISFLAVFHILFCTLTMCLGKAKMRRWKRWEDETQTLEYQIANDPRRFQYTGQTLIGKRHLKFWSYHSPLLWMVCFIRQFYGSVSKDDYFTLRNGFIAANISLGSNFNFKKFLSRTYDEDFEKVMGIRIWIWIFSILFIFFSAHEFYNYYWLPFIPLVVALLAGTKLQVIITKMCVDSCKEKSVIKGSLLVTPSDAHFWFHRPEWLLHLLKFILIQNSFQLAFFTWTWYEFGPRSCFNRKREDIGIRIVMGVAVQLFCGYVTLPLYALVTQMGSSMRREIFTERVSRDLKNWHKRAKQSVSKNNSTSSKHSDTLHSKECDNSVRGSVDIVHTSDNVVLTSPPSHMISGEEEKSIAPTNEQEISSNSTSEIIKTTQEENPKIITRGTYDGEISFGSSWKNVGSSRGIGEIGSIIEEDDAEKLPELIP from the exons ATGGACATAGGAAAAGAAAGATCCCTTGAAGAAACACCAACATGGGCTGTCTCagtcttttgcttcttctttcttATGATATCTTTGATCATTGAGGGAGGTCTCCACAAATTGGCTGAG attttcaggaaaaggaaagaaaaatcccTAGGGAAGGCTTTGACTAAAACCAAAACAG AAATGATGAAATTCGGTTTCATGTCCTTTATTCTCACAATATCGGAAGTGCCAATATCCAAAATCTGCATCAGCAAGGGAGTGGCAAATTCTTTTCTCCCATGTAAAGATGTTGTGGACTTCACAGGATCTGCTACTCGTACTTCAACCTCAGGATTGGACGTAGCACCTGCTACCAATGAATCCGCCATTGAAGTCAACTATTGTGAAGCAAAG GGCATGGTTagtttaatttcaagtgatggaATCCTGCAGCTAAACATTTTCATCTCCTTTTTGGCCGTGTTTCACATTTTGTTCTGCACATTGACAATGTGCCTTGGAAAGGCAAAG ATGAGAAGATGGAAGAGATGGGAGGATGAGACCCAAACACTTGAATATCAGATAGCTAATG ATCCAAGAAGGTTCCAGTATACAGGTCAAACATTGATTGGGAAGCGTCATTTGAAATTCTGGAGCTATCATTCTCCTTTGCTTTGGATG GTTTGCTTTATTCGGCAGTTCTACGGATCAGTATCAAAAGATGATTACTTCACTCTACGAAATGGTTTCATTGCA GCTAATATTTCTTTAGGAAGCAATTTCAACTTCAAGAAATTTCTTTCCCGCACTTATGATGAAGATTTTGAGAAAGTTATGGGAATCAG GATTTGGATCTGGATTTTCTCCatacttttcatattttttagcGCGCACG AGTTCTATAATTACTATTGGCTTCCATTTATTCCACTTGTG GTTGCTTTACTTGCTGGGACAAAACTACAAGTAATAATAACAAAGATGTGTGTGGATAGTTGCAAGGAAAAGTCAGTGATCAAAGGAAGTCTACTTGTAACACCTAGTGATGCCCATTTCTGGTTTCATAGACCTGAATGGCTTCTCCATTTACTCAAGTTCATCCTTATCCAG AACTCCTTTCAACTTGCATTCTTCACCTGGACTTGG TATGAATTTGGTCCAAGGTCTTGCTTCAATCGAAAAAGAGAGGACATTGGCATAAGGATTGTCATGGGTGTAGCTGTGCAGCTCTTTTGTGGCTATGTGACATTGCCCCTTTATGCACTTGTTACTCAG ATGGGTTCTAGCATGAGGAGAGAAATTTTCACTGAGAGGGTTTCTAGGGACCTAAAAAATTGGCACAAAAGAGCTAAACAATCTGTGTCCAAAAACAACTCAACTTCAAGCAAACACTCAGATACTTTGCATTCCAAAGAATGTGACAATTCAGTAAGAGGATCAGTGGATATTGTGCACACCTCAGATAATGTAGTGCTCACAAGCCCTCCTTCTCACATGATAAGTGGAGAGGAGGAAAAGAGCATTGCACCAACCAATGAACAAGAGATATCAAGTAACTCCACTTCAGAAATAATCAAAACTACTCAGGAAGAGAATCCCAAGATCATCACCAGAGGAACCTATGACGGTGAGATCTCATTTGGAAGCAGCTGGAAGAATGTGGGAAGTAGCAGGGGCATTGGAGAAATTGGTTCAAtaattgaagaagatgatgctGAAAAATTGCCTGAGTTGATTCCATAA
- the LOC100789563 gene encoding MLO-like protein 12 isoform X2: protein MDIGKERSLEETPTWAVSVFCFFFLMISLIIEGGLHKLAEIFRKRKEKSLGKALTKTKTVPISKICISKGVANSFLPCKDVVDFTGSATRTSTSGLDVAPATNESAIEVNYCEAKGMVSLISSDGILQLNIFISFLAVFHILFCTLTMCLGKAKMRRWKRWEDETQTLEYQIANDPRRFQYTGQTLIGKRHLKFWSYHSPLLWMVCFIRQFYGSVSKDDYFTLRNGFIAANISLGSNFNFKKFLSRTYDEDFEKVMGIRIWIWIFSILFIFFSAHEFYNYYWLPFIPLVVALLAGTKLQVIITKMCVDSCKEKSVIKGSLLVTPSDAHFWFHRPEWLLHLLKFILIQNSFQLAFFTWTWYEFGPRSCFNRKREDIGIRIVMGVAVQLFCGYVTLPLYALVTQMGSSMRREIFTERVSRDLKNWHKRAKQSVSKNNSTSSKHSDTLHSKECDNSVRGSVDIVHTSDNVVLTSPPSHMISGEEEKSIAPTNEQEISSNSTSEIIKTTQEENPKIITRGTYDGEISFGSSWKNVGSSRGIGEIGSIIEEDDAEKLPELIP, encoded by the exons ATGGACATAGGAAAAGAAAGATCCCTTGAAGAAACACCAACATGGGCTGTCTCagtcttttgcttcttctttcttATGATATCTTTGATCATTGAGGGAGGTCTCCACAAATTGGCTGAG attttcaggaaaaggaaagaaaaatcccTAGGGAAGGCTTTGACTAAAACCAAAACAG TGCCAATATCCAAAATCTGCATCAGCAAGGGAGTGGCAAATTCTTTTCTCCCATGTAAAGATGTTGTGGACTTCACAGGATCTGCTACTCGTACTTCAACCTCAGGATTGGACGTAGCACCTGCTACCAATGAATCCGCCATTGAAGTCAACTATTGTGAAGCAAAG GGCATGGTTagtttaatttcaagtgatggaATCCTGCAGCTAAACATTTTCATCTCCTTTTTGGCCGTGTTTCACATTTTGTTCTGCACATTGACAATGTGCCTTGGAAAGGCAAAG ATGAGAAGATGGAAGAGATGGGAGGATGAGACCCAAACACTTGAATATCAGATAGCTAATG ATCCAAGAAGGTTCCAGTATACAGGTCAAACATTGATTGGGAAGCGTCATTTGAAATTCTGGAGCTATCATTCTCCTTTGCTTTGGATG GTTTGCTTTATTCGGCAGTTCTACGGATCAGTATCAAAAGATGATTACTTCACTCTACGAAATGGTTTCATTGCA GCTAATATTTCTTTAGGAAGCAATTTCAACTTCAAGAAATTTCTTTCCCGCACTTATGATGAAGATTTTGAGAAAGTTATGGGAATCAG GATTTGGATCTGGATTTTCTCCatacttttcatattttttagcGCGCACG AGTTCTATAATTACTATTGGCTTCCATTTATTCCACTTGTG GTTGCTTTACTTGCTGGGACAAAACTACAAGTAATAATAACAAAGATGTGTGTGGATAGTTGCAAGGAAAAGTCAGTGATCAAAGGAAGTCTACTTGTAACACCTAGTGATGCCCATTTCTGGTTTCATAGACCTGAATGGCTTCTCCATTTACTCAAGTTCATCCTTATCCAG AACTCCTTTCAACTTGCATTCTTCACCTGGACTTGG TATGAATTTGGTCCAAGGTCTTGCTTCAATCGAAAAAGAGAGGACATTGGCATAAGGATTGTCATGGGTGTAGCTGTGCAGCTCTTTTGTGGCTATGTGACATTGCCCCTTTATGCACTTGTTACTCAG ATGGGTTCTAGCATGAGGAGAGAAATTTTCACTGAGAGGGTTTCTAGGGACCTAAAAAATTGGCACAAAAGAGCTAAACAATCTGTGTCCAAAAACAACTCAACTTCAAGCAAACACTCAGATACTTTGCATTCCAAAGAATGTGACAATTCAGTAAGAGGATCAGTGGATATTGTGCACACCTCAGATAATGTAGTGCTCACAAGCCCTCCTTCTCACATGATAAGTGGAGAGGAGGAAAAGAGCATTGCACCAACCAATGAACAAGAGATATCAAGTAACTCCACTTCAGAAATAATCAAAACTACTCAGGAAGAGAATCCCAAGATCATCACCAGAGGAACCTATGACGGTGAGATCTCATTTGGAAGCAGCTGGAAGAATGTGGGAAGTAGCAGGGGCATTGGAGAAATTGGTTCAAtaattgaagaagatgatgctGAAAAATTGCCTGAGTTGATTCCATAA
- the LOC100527118 gene encoding uncharacterized protein LOC100527118, translated as MQQAIPYRSWQPLITHTSTTTTTHFTISPHTLTYSTVSPTGLSPKDNIGLEPNNNNNGNSHFFISSKMVPNMVLENAIIVFASRGCCMSHVVKRLLLGLGANPAVHEVEESDEVGVVRELEAIVGANNGGNKMQFPAVFIGGKLFGGLDRVMATHISGELIPILKEAGALWL; from the coding sequence atGCAACAAGCAATTCCTTATAGGTCATGGCAACCTCTCATCACACacacctccaccaccaccaccactcacTTCACAATTAGCCCACACACATTAACCTATTCGACAGTGTCTCCAACAGGATTATCTCCGAAAGACAATATCGGTTTGGAACCgaataacaacaataatggtAATAGTcatttcttcatttcctccaaAATGGTACCCAACATGGTGTTAGAAAACGCGATTATAGTCTTTGCTAGCCGCGGTTGTTGCATGAGCCATGTTGTGAAGCGATTGCTATTGGGTCTTGGGGCCAACCCTGCGGTGCACGAGGTGGAGGAGAGTGATGAAGTGGGTGTTGTTAGAGAATTGGAAGCAATTGTGGGTGCCAATAATGGAGGGAATAAGATGCAATTTCCAGCGGTTTTTATTGGTGGCAAATTATTTGGGGGATTGGATCGGGTTATGGCTACTCATATTTCTGGGGAATTGATTCCAATTCTCAAAGAAGCAGGGGCACTATGGCtttaa